CGTCGGCACCCGTCTCGGCCAGCCAGGCCAGCGGCACCGGGGCGAAGGCCTCGTTCACCTCGAACACGCCCACCTCGTCCAGAGCGACGCCGGCCTTGTGCAACACCTTCTCGGTGGCCGGGATCGGACCGGTGAGCATCAACACCGGATCGGCTCCGGTCACCACACCGGCCCGGTAGCGCACGATCGGTGAAAGGCCAAGCGCCAGAGCAGACTCGGCGGTCATCACCAGCAGGGCGGCGGCACCGTCGGAGATCTGCGACGAGTTGCCGGCATGGATCACGCCATCCTCGGCGAAGGCGGGCTTGAGGCCGGCCAGCTTCTCCACGGTGGTTCCTCGGCGTACGCCTTCGTCGGCGACCACCGGGTCGACGTGGTCGGCCGGATCCGGGAACACGGTGATCATCTGATTCTCGAAGGCGCCGCGATCCTGGGCAGCGGCGGCCCGCTCATGAGAGGCGACCGAGTACTCGTCGAGTCGGGTCCGGCTGAAACCCCACTTCTGCGCGATCATCTCGGCCGAGATTCCCTGGTTGAACGCGAAATCCTTGTACCGCTGAAACACCTTCGGCCCGTATGGGGTGCCGGTGGCCCGGGCGGCCCCGAGTGGGACCCGGCTCATCACCTCGACGCCGCCGGCGACCACCACGTCCTGCTGGCCCGACATGACGGCCTGAACCGCGAAATCGAGCGCCTGCTGACTCGAGCCACAGGCCCGGTTGACCGTGGTGCCCGGGATGTGTTCGGGCCAGCCCGCGGCCAGCACCGAGTACCGGCCGATGTTGCTGGATTGATCGCCCACCTGGGATACACAGCCCCAGACCACGTCGTCGACGATGTCGGGACTGATGCCCGCCCGCTCCACGAGTGCGTTGAGCACCAGAGCGGACAGGTCGGCGGCGTGGAATCCGGCCAGGCCGCCGTTGCGCTTGCCGACCGGGGTGCGGACGGCCTCGACGATGACGGTTTCGCGCATGGGGTTCTCCGGTTCTGTTGACTACGACTGCGGGTAGGCCGGGCCGACGGCGCCCTGCTCACGCAGCACGGCGATCTGCTCGGCGCTCAGGCCGATCCCTTCCAGGATGGCATCGGTGTGCTCGCCGAGTCCCGGCACTGCGCCCATGCCGAGCTCCATACCGCTGATCACCGGCGGCGGCAGCAACGCGGAGATCTCGCCGTTGGGGGTGCCGACCTGACGCCACCGATCGCGCGCCTGCAGGTGCGGATGTGCGATGACCTCGCTGGGTAGGTTGTACCGCGAATTGCCGATCCCGGCCTGATCGGCCGTTCGCTGGATGTCGTCCAGATCGCGCTGGGCACACCAGGATTCGATCGCCTTGTTGAGCTCGTCCCGGTGCGCACAGCGGTCGGAGTTCGTGGCGAACCGCGGGTCGTCCGCCAGATCGGGCCGTTCGATGATCTCGCGGGCCAGCCGCTGCCATTCCCGGTCGTTGGTGGTCCCCAGCACCACGGTCTGCCCGTCGCGGGTGTCGAACGCACCGTAGGGCGCCACCGCCGGCGAACTCATCCCCAGCGGGATCTGGTCGATCCCGGAGTGCTGGGTGTAGGTCAGCTGGTAACCCATGATGTCGGTCATGGTGTCGAACAGGCTGACCGCCACGCCGGGCGCGGCGCCGGTGTCGCCGTTACGTGCCCGGCCGAGCAGCAGCGCCATGATGGACAGTGCCGAATACAGACCGGTGGTGATATCGGCAACCGCCGCACCGGGTTTGGCCGGCATCCCGGCGTAGCCGGTCGACGCGCACGAACCCGACTCGGCCTGCACCAGCAGGTCGTAGGCGCGCTTGTGCGACAAGGGCCCACCCGGGCCGTATCCGTCGATCTCGACCGGGATCACCTGTGGATGGCGCACCTTGAGGTCCGCGGGTCCGAGACCCAGGCGCGCGGTGGCGCCGGGGGCGAGGTTGGACACGAATGCATCGGCGCCGTCGAGCAACCGGTGGAGCACCTCCATGCCCTCCGGCGACTTCAGATTGAGCGTGATCGATTTCTTGCCTCGGTTGGCCCACACGAAATGGGCCGCCTGGCCGAGCACGACGTCGTCGTAGTCGCGGGCGAAGTCGCCGCCCTTCGGGTTCTCGATCTTGATCACCCGGGCGCCGAAGTCCGCGAGCACCCGGGTGCACATCGGCGCGGACACTGCCTGCTCCATCGCGATGACGGTGATACCGGCCAGCGGCAAAGAGGATTCAGCCGCTGCGCTCGATGGCTCGCTCGTAAACTCGCTCACGCGTTCACATAACCATGCCGCCATCGACCGGGAGTACCTGCCCGGTGATGTACGACGCGGCGTCGGAGGCCATGAAGACGAAAGCGCCCGCGACCTCGTCTGCCTCGGCCCACCGCTTGAGCGGGATGCGGTTCATCATGTTGGCCGCGAACTTCTCGTTGGTCCGGATGGTCTCGGTCATCGGTGTCGCGGCCAGCGGGGCCAGGGCGTTGACCATGATGTTCTTGCCGGCCAGTTCACGGGCCAGCGATTTGGTGATGCCGATCAGGCCGGCCTTGGCCGCCGAATAGTTCACCTGCCCGAGCGTGCCCGTTATGCCGGCCGATGAGGTGACGTTGATGATGCGGCCGGTGCCGTCGGTGGGCATGTGCGGCAGCGCGGATTGCGTGACGTGGAAGGTCCCCATCACGTGGATGTCGAAGGTCAGCCGGAACGTCTCATCGGTCAGTTTCGGGAACATCGCCGGAGAAGTGACGCCGGCGTTGTTGACCACGATGTGCAGCTTGCCCTCGGTCAGGGCGGCGGCCTGCGCGGCGGCGGCCTCGGCAGCGGAGCGGTCGCTCACGTCCAGCGCCGCACTGTCGGCTTTCCCACCAGAGGTGTTGATCCGCTCGGCCACCGCGGCCGCGGCGTCACCGCTGATGTCGGTGACGAGCACCGACGCGCCGGCGGCGGCGAGCGCCTCGGATACCGCCGCCCCGATCCCGGCGCCGGCCCCGGTCACCAGCGCCGAACGTCCGGTGAGGTCGAAATAGGTCCTCATAGATCTGGATATCTCCTGGTTTGGGTTGATACTGCGCAGACGGCGCAAAACTGTGAGTGCGGATGTGCGTGGCCACAGGGTCAACGAGAAGTCAGTAGCTCTTGGGCAGGCCGAGAACGTTCGCACTGAGGAAGTTCAGGATCATCTCCTGGCTCACCGGCGCGATCTTCATCAGGCGGGACTCCCGGAAGAACCGGGAGATGTTGTATTCCTCGGAGTAGCCCATCCCGCCGTGGGTCTGCAGGGCGCGGTCGGCCGCGCCGAAACCGGCGTCGGCGCATAGGTATTTGGCCATATTGGCCTCACGACCGCACGGCTTGCCGTTGTCGTAGAGCCAGGTGGCCTTGCGCAGGATCAGCTCGGCGGCGTCCAGGCGCGCCAGCGAGTCGGCCAGCGGGAACTGGATCCCCTGGTTCATGCCGATCGGCCGGTCGAACACCACTCGTTCGTTGGCGTACTTGACCGCCCGGTCCAGAGCCACGCGGCCGATCCCGAGGGCCTCGGCCGCGATCAGCATCCGTTCCGGGTTGAGCCCGTGCAGGATGTACTTGAAGCCCTTGCCCTCCTCGCCGATCAGGTGCTCGGCCGGCACTCGCAGGTCGTCGATGAACAACTCGTTGGAGCTCACCGCATTCCGGCCCATCTTGTTGATGGGCCGGATCTCGACGTGGTCGCGGTCGAGGTCGGTCAGGAACAGCGACAATCCGTCGGTCGGCTTGCCTCCGCGTTTCTCCACGTCCTCGCGGGACTCGGTGCGGGTGAGCAGCAGGATCTTCTCGGACTCAAGCGCTTTCGAAATCCACACCTTGCGACCATTGACGACGTAGGAGTCGCCGTCGCGCTTGGCGAAGGTGGTGATGCGCGAGGTGTCCAGGCCGGCACCGGGTTCGGTGACGCCGAAGCACACATGCAGATCCCCGTTGACGATGCGCGGCAGGGTCTCCTTCTTCATCTCCTCGGAACCGAACACCACCACCGGTTGCATCCCGAAGATCGACATGTGGATCGCACTGGCGGCGTTCATGGCTCCGCCGGACCGGGCCACCTCCTCGGCCAGGATGGTGGCCTCGGTGATGCCCAGACCGTGCCCGCCGTACTCCTCCGGGATGGTCATTCCCAACCAGCCCCCGCCCGCGATGGCGTCGTAGAACTCCTGCGGGAACTCGTGGGCCTGGTCCTTGGTCATCCAATAGTGGTCGTCGAACTTGCCCGCCAGCTCCGCAACGGAGTTGCGGATCAGCTGCTGGTCCTCGGTCAGCTCGAAGTTCATACCGCCCGACACGTCTGGTGTTCTCCTATTTATCTCGGCCGTCCCGGCGTTCAGTCGCGTGCGCCGGCAACGGCTTTGGCGTTGGCCTGGAAGTCGGCGAAGGTGGTGCCGGTCTTCTCCTTGTGGCTCAACGCGCGGATGGATACGTCATGGCCCTCGGCGGCCTTTCGTAGTGCGCCGACGGTCGCCTGGTCCTTGGGGACATGGACGAACGGGTCGAAGTGGTAGAGCCGCA
The genomic region above belongs to Mycolicibacterium sp. HK-90 and contains:
- a CDS encoding acyl-CoA dehydrogenase family protein — protein: MNFELTEDQQLIRNSVAELAGKFDDHYWMTKDQAHEFPQEFYDAIAGGGWLGMTIPEEYGGHGLGITEATILAEEVARSGGAMNAASAIHMSIFGMQPVVVFGSEEMKKETLPRIVNGDLHVCFGVTEPGAGLDTSRITTFAKRDGDSYVVNGRKVWISKALESEKILLLTRTESREDVEKRGGKPTDGLSLFLTDLDRDHVEIRPINKMGRNAVSSNELFIDDLRVPAEHLIGEEGKGFKYILHGLNPERMLIAAEALGIGRVALDRAVKYANERVVFDRPIGMNQGIQFPLADSLARLDAAELILRKATWLYDNGKPCGREANMAKYLCADAGFGAADRALQTHGGMGYSEEYNISRFFRESRLMKIAPVSQEMILNFLSANVLGLPKSY
- a CDS encoding SDR family NAD(P)-dependent oxidoreductase; the protein is MRTYFDLTGRSALVTGAGAGIGAAVSEALAAAGASVLVTDISGDAAAAVAERINTSGGKADSAALDVSDRSAAEAAAAQAAALTEGKLHIVVNNAGVTSPAMFPKLTDETFRLTFDIHVMGTFHVTQSALPHMPTDGTGRIINVTSSAGITGTLGQVNYSAAKAGLIGITKSLARELAGKNIMVNALAPLAATPMTETIRTNEKFAANMMNRIPLKRWAEADEVAGAFVFMASDAASYITGQVLPVDGGMVM
- a CDS encoding CaiB/BaiF CoA-transferase family protein; translated protein: MEQAVSAPMCTRVLADFGARVIKIENPKGGDFARDYDDVVLGQAAHFVWANRGKKSITLNLKSPEGMEVLHRLLDGADAFVSNLAPGATARLGLGPADLKVRHPQVIPVEIDGYGPGGPLSHKRAYDLLVQAESGSCASTGYAGMPAKPGAAVADITTGLYSALSIMALLLGRARNGDTGAAPGVAVSLFDTMTDIMGYQLTYTQHSGIDQIPLGMSSPAVAPYGAFDTRDGQTVVLGTTNDREWQRLAREIIERPDLADDPRFATNSDRCAHRDELNKAIESWCAQRDLDDIQRTADQAGIGNSRYNLPSEVIAHPHLQARDRWRQVGTPNGEISALLPPPVISGMELGMGAVPGLGEHTDAILEGIGLSAEQIAVLREQGAVGPAYPQS
- a CDS encoding thiolase family protein, coding for MRETVIVEAVRTPVGKRNGGLAGFHAADLSALVLNALVERAGISPDIVDDVVWGCVSQVGDQSSNIGRYSVLAAGWPEHIPGTTVNRACGSSQQALDFAVQAVMSGQQDVVVAGGVEVMSRVPLGAARATGTPYGPKVFQRYKDFAFNQGISAEMIAQKWGFSRTRLDEYSVASHERAAAAQDRGAFENQMITVFPDPADHVDPVVADEGVRRGTTVEKLAGLKPAFAEDGVIHAGNSSQISDGAAALLVMTAESALALGLSPIVRYRAGVVTGADPVLMLTGPIPATEKVLHKAGVALDEVGVFEVNEAFAPVPLAWLAETGADEAKLNPLGGAIALGHPLGASGAVLMTRMINHMRDNGIRYGLQTMCEGGGTANATLVELID